The DNA window TTGAGCAAGAATACATCGGCCGCCGAGCGCCCAAAAAGCCTGACGATGATGACATTCTATGGGGTTATCACATTTTTTTAAATCTATTATGTTCGGATTTGTTTGAATTGAGTGCGAAAATGCGTGCGTTATGTGCAACGAATGAACCACATCAGTGCGCGCGCACCGCGATGACTCATTGCCTCAGGAGAGTGTAACTAGCTCTATTAATTGCGGAAGGTGATTAATAGGCAGGCATTGTGGATGTAAAAGCGGCTCTTGGCTGTAACCAGCCACATCCAGCCCGGCAGCACGGGCAGCTAAAACGCCAGTAACACTGTCTTCCACCGCCAACACCTGGTGAGCCGCCAGGCCAAAGCGAGATTGCGCTTTAAGATAGGGCTCGGCATCAGGCTTACCCCGTTCGACATCATCAAGACTAATAATGAACGCCATCGTGTCGAAAACCCCCAGCGCCCTCAGATTAGCTTCTACGATACGCCGGCTGGAATTAGAGACGCACGCCTGACGCATCCCGTTTATCTGCAGTTGGCGGAGAGTCTCGACGCTACCGTCAATTGGTGCCAACTCAGCACTATGTGCGATATACCATGTTTCGATTTCCGCCAGCCAACGCTCGCGAATAGCCGTTGCAGGAAGTAATGAGCGCAGCTGTAACCAAACATCGTTAATATGCACCCCACAAAATCTTGACTCCGGAATATGACTTAAATCAATGCCATAGCCCGAACACACGGCGAGCAACGCACGATGATGCAAGGGTTCGCTATCCACCAGCGTACCATCCACATCCCAGGCAATAGCCTGATAGCTCATACCCCCTCCCCTTGCGTTAGCGGCTGACACTGCTGATAAAGCTGACGAAACTGCCGATAGCCCTCGCGATAACATGACGCATTATCAACGTTTGGTTCAATCACATCACTGAAACGCACAAAATTGCTGGCGCCATTCCAATCGTCACTCACACCAACTCCCATCGCCGCTGCCCATGCAGCACCAAGGCAGGAGCCTGGATGCCCCTCCAGGCGCTGAACCCGAACCCCCAGCACATCAGCGACAATCTGCATCCACAGCCGGCTGTGAGATCCTCCGTCAGAAACAAAATAACGCGAAATCGGGTAGCCGATAGCGTTGAAAACGTCTATATGGTGGCGAATAGCATACGCATAAGCTTCCAGTAACGCCCGCCAGACGTGGCCGGCATCGTGGGATAACGTGAGGCCGAACATGACCCCGCGCGCAGCAGGATCATGCAGTGGGGTTTTCTCGCCAAGAAAATAAGGCAGGCAAATAAGCCCATCAGCCCCTGCCGGGCGCTCGTCAGCCAACGTATCAAGATACTGATGCAGCGTGAGATTTTTTGCCGCCGCCATGGCGCTATGTTGCCCGCCAAAATTGTTTACAAACCAATTCAAGCCCGAGCCCCCGGTGGCCATACACCCATTGGGCATAAACAAACCGGGAATAAGGTGATAATCCAGATAAAGCCGGGGATCCGGCGTGATCGAAGACGTTGCGGTAAGAATGTCAACCGAGCCGCCAAACTTCAACAAAATATCGCCCGGCGCCGTCACCCCAGCCCCCAGGGCCGAGGCAATCAAATCCGCCGCCCCACCAATGACCGGCGTTCCGGCTTTCAGCCCGGTGAATTCAGCCGCCCGGTGAGTCACCAGCCCAAGGATCTGGTGCGATTTAATCAACCGTGGCACGGCTGCCCGTTTGAGGTGAGCGAACGCAATTAACTCATCGTCTAACTGATGATCGGAAACATTGACGAACCCGGCCTCCAACGCCCAATTTTGCTCAACCGCCTTCTCTCCAGTCAGCATCCAGTTAATAAAATCATAGGAGCCAAACACGGTAGCAATACGGGAAAACACCGCCGGCTCATGTTGTTCCAGCCAACGGATCTTTGCCCCAATCAGTTGCTGATTGATGCCATTTCCGGCCCGCATGAGAAATGTATCTGCATCCATTTCGGCTCTCATTTGGCTAACCTGCTTACCGCAGCGGCCATCACTTTGCTGGATACTGGGCCTTAATAGCCGATTATTATCGTCTAACAATACCAGGGCAGGCAGCATGCCGGTAATGCCGATTCCGGCAATATCGCCTGGCGCCACGCCACTTTTCGCTAGCAATTCATGGCAAATCTCGCCAACATTATGCCACCATTCATCGGGTGACTCTTCTGTCCAGCCTGGCTGTGGCGATGACAATGTGACCGGCCGGGAAACGATCCCCAGCACCTTATTCGGCAACTGAATCAGCATGCCAATCGTCGAGGTAGTGCCAATATCAATACCCAGCAAACAGTTCATGCCGCCTCCTGTATCGCAAATACGGTTAACGTTGACGTTCGACCACGTCCATAAAACGTTTTACGCGATCGCCATCAACGGCATTCCAGGTATGCCCATCAACCTTAAAATGGGTGCCGATAATCACACCGCTGGCCATCGTTAAAATATCGCTGACGTTATCAATATTGGTGCCGGTATTGGCAAAGACCGGTACGTCCTGCACGGCGGCACAGACTTTACGCAGGTTTGACTGATCGGCTGGCTCACCGGTTATCGGCCCAGAAACCAAAATCGCATCGGCCATAGAAGAGAACACCGCGCTGCGAGCGCGCAATTCTATCGGGCGCGAATCCAGCGAATGTGCAAACTCCGCGTTGATGTTGAACAACAATTTCATGTCGTCGCGGCCAAGATTATGCCGCAGGCGGGAAGCCGCCGCGCAATCCGGCTGCCAAATCCCCATATCCGACGCAAACACCCCGGTAAAAATTTCACGGACAAAACTCGCCCCGGTGGTCGCCCCAATGGCAACGCTGGCTTTTGGATCCCATAGATAGTTGACGCCAAAGGGGACGTTTAACGCCGGCTTGATCGCTTGCACAATCGCCGACATCGCAGCCACCCCTTCAATCGCGGCATTGAACACATAGGGACGATCGTTCTCATTGCCAAACATAATGGCGTCAACCCCACCATCCTGAAGTTTCTCAACGTCGCTTAGCACATCATCAATCAGCTTATTGAGACCGCCATCAGCGTTATACAACGGCGAACCTGGCAGCGCGCCAATATGAGCCATGGCGATAACCGCTTTTTTCTTAGTGCCCAAAAAATCAAAAATCATAACGAACTCCAGACGATTAACAGGAAACCCGACGCCGCCGCCGGGGC is part of the Gibbsiella quercinecans genome and encodes:
- a CDS encoding HAD family hydrolase; amino-acid sequence: MSYQAIAWDVDGTLVDSEPLHHRALLAVCSGYGIDLSHIPESRFCGVHINDVWLQLRSLLPATAIRERWLAEIETWYIAHSAELAPIDGSVETLRQLQINGMRQACVSNSSRRIVEANLRALGVFDTMAFIISLDDVERGKPDAEPYLKAQSRFGLAAHQVLAVEDSVTGVLAARAAGLDVAGYSQEPLLHPQCLPINHLPQLIELVTLS
- a CDS encoding FGGY-family carbohydrate kinase, with product MNCLLGIDIGTTSTIGMLIQLPNKVLGIVSRPVTLSSPQPGWTEESPDEWWHNVGEICHELLAKSGVAPGDIAGIGITGMLPALVLLDDNNRLLRPSIQQSDGRCGKQVSQMRAEMDADTFLMRAGNGINQQLIGAKIRWLEQHEPAVFSRIATVFGSYDFINWMLTGEKAVEQNWALEAGFVNVSDHQLDDELIAFAHLKRAAVPRLIKSHQILGLVTHRAAEFTGLKAGTPVIGGAADLIASALGAGVTAPGDILLKFGGSVDILTATSSITPDPRLYLDYHLIPGLFMPNGCMATGGSGLNWFVNNFGGQHSAMAAAKNLTLHQYLDTLADERPAGADGLICLPYFLGEKTPLHDPAARGVMFGLTLSHDAGHVWRALLEAYAYAIRHHIDVFNAIGYPISRYFVSDGGSHSRLWMQIVADVLGVRVQRLEGHPGSCLGAAWAAAMGVGVSDDWNGASNFVRFSDVIEPNVDNASCYREGYRQFRQLYQQCQPLTQGEGV
- a CDS encoding BtpA/SgcQ family protein — translated: MIFDFLGTKKKAVIAMAHIGALPGSPLYNADGGLNKLIDDVLSDVEKLQDGGVDAIMFGNENDRPYVFNAAIEGVAAMSAIVQAIKPALNVPFGVNYLWDPKASVAIGATTGASFVREIFTGVFASDMGIWQPDCAAASRLRHNLGRDDMKLLFNINAEFAHSLDSRPIELRARSAVFSSMADAILVSGPITGEPADQSNLRKVCAAVQDVPVFANTGTNIDNVSDILTMASGVIIGTHFKVDGHTWNAVDGDRVKRFMDVVERQR